The Actinoplanes sp. N902-109 genomic interval AATAGGGCGGGCTGAAGATTCCACCCTGGTGATCACCGATGACTTCGCGTCGGCGCGCCACGCCCGGCTCGTGCCGCGGGACGGTCAGTGGTTCGTCGAGGATCTCGGCTCGACGAACGGCACCTATCTCGATCGCGGTAAGGTCTCCGGACCCACCCCCGTCCCCCTTGGCGTGCCGATCCGGATCGGCCGCACTTCACTCGAGTTACGGCCATGACCCTGACCCTGCGCTACGCCGCCCAGAGCGACCGCGGTCTGATCCGAGACGGAAACCAAGACTCCGTCTACGCCGGACCGCGGCTGCTTGCCGTCGCCGATGGCATGGGCGGCATGGCCGCCGGTGACGTCGCCAGCAACATCGTCATCGCGGCCATGGCTCCGCTCGACGAGGACGTCCCTGGCGATGCGCTGGTGGACGCGCTCCGGCATGCGGTCGGCACGGCCAACCAGACATTGCGGGACACCGTCGACGCCAATCCGCAGCTGGAAGGGATGGGCACGACGCTGACCGCCGTGCTGTTCTCCGGCAGCAAGATCGGCATGGTGCACATCGGTGACTCCCGGGCCTATCTCCTGCGCCAGGGTGAGTTCGCCCAGATCACCAAGGACGACACGTACGTCCAGATGCTGGTCGACGAGGGCCGGATCAGCCCGGAGGAGGCGAGCAGCCACCCGCAGCGGTCGTTGCTGACCCGGGCGCTGGACGGGCGCGACATCGACCCCGAATACTCCGTGCGTCAGGTGCTCAAGGGCGACCGCTACCTGATCTGCAGCGACGGCTTGTCCGGCGTGGTCAGCGCCGAGACCATCGGCGAGTCCATGCGCGACATCCCGGACCCGCAGGTCTGCGTCGAACGGCTGGTCCAGCTCGCGCTGCGCGGCGGCGGCCCGGACAACATCACCGTGGTGGTGGCGGACGCGACCGATGCCGACATCGTCGAGCAGGCGCCGATCGTGGGTGGCGCGGCCGCCCGGGACCGCGGCAACTCGACCGTGGCCGACAGCTCCACCGCCGCTGCCCGGGCTGCGGCCCTGCACGCGCCGCCCCGGCCGGCGCAGCCGGAGAATTCCGGTTACGAGAACGACGACTCCGGGCCCGAACCGACCAAACGTCATCCGGTCCGGACGAGCCTGCTCGTCCTGCTGCTGCTCGCCGTGCTCGGCGGCGGTCTGTGGACGGGCTGGCGCTACACGCAGGACCAATACTACGTCGGCGCCACCGATCAGGGGCAGCTGGCGATCTTCCAGGGCGTGCCCGGGCAGATCGCCGGTCTGGACCTGTCGAACGTCGACCAGACCAGCACGGCTCGGCTCGACGACCTCACGGCCGTCGCGCAGGACCGGGTCAAGCAGGGCATCCACGCTGAGAGCAAGTCCGACGCCCAGGCGCGGCTGCAGGAGCTGACCAGCGAGGAAGCGTCCAACCCCAATCTGAAGCCGCTGTGTGCGCCGAGCCCGTCGCCGGCGGTGGTGCCGTCCGCGACGCCGTCCACCACCAAGAACGGCACGCCGTCCGCGACCAGGAACGGCCGGACGGCACCGCCCGATTCAGCGACCGCGCCGAACTCCAGCAAGGACACGACCGGCGGCACGTCGGCACCGGTCCGTGCCGGACAAGCGCCCACAACGACGCCAGCCATCACGCCGGACGCCCAGCCCTCGGAGTCGACCCCGCCGGTCACCAACGACCCGGTCGGGTGCCGGCCCGTCGACTGAGTGCCGCGCCCGACCGACAGTCTGGGGACTCTTTCTTGACCGCGCCCGCAATCCCGGCTCCCACACCCGCCTCCACGGGTGAGATGCCGCGTGTCCCGGGGATCAGAACGGGACGCAACGCGGAGCTCGGGCTGCTCGCCCTGGCCATGGTGATCGTGGCGCTCTATGCCGCGATCGTCGAGGCCAATCAGTACGAGAAGATCACGTCGACGTTCTGGGTGCCGGCCGCGCTGCTGGGCATCCTGTTCCTGGCGCTGCACTTCGTCGTCCGGTTCACCGCGCCGTACGCGGACCCGGTCCTGATCCCGGCCGTTGCGCTCATCAACGGTCTCGGCGTGGGCTTCCTGCGCCGGATCGACATCGCCCGGGCCATCACCAAGAAGCTGCCGGAGCCGGGCATCTTCTCCGGCATCGGCGGGCGTCAGCTGGCCTGGACGCTGGCCGCCCTCATCCTCGCCGCGATCCTGCTGGTGGTGGTGCGCGACCACAAGGTCGTCTCGCGGTACGCGTACACCCTGGGCCTGGTCGGTATCGTCCTGGTGATGATCCCGGCGGTGCTGCCGGCCAGCCTGTCCGAGGTCAACGGGGCCAAGCTGTGGATCAAGCTGGGCGGCTTCTCGATCCAGCCCGGTGAGTTCGCCAAGCTGGCGCTGGTCTCGTTCTTCGCGTTCTATCTGGTCCGCAAGCGCGAGGTGCTGTCGCTGGCGAGCCGACGGGTGCTCGGCATCGACTTCCCGCGCGGGCGCGACCTCGGCCCGGTCATCACCGTCTGGCTGCTGTCGCTGCTGGTGCTGGTCTTCGAGAAGGACCTCGGTACGG includes:
- a CDS encoding protein phosphatase 2C domain-containing protein; translated protein: MTLTLRYAAQSDRGLIRDGNQDSVYAGPRLLAVADGMGGMAAGDVASNIVIAAMAPLDEDVPGDALVDALRHAVGTANQTLRDTVDANPQLEGMGTTLTAVLFSGSKIGMVHIGDSRAYLLRQGEFAQITKDDTYVQMLVDEGRISPEEASSHPQRSLLTRALDGRDIDPEYSVRQVLKGDRYLICSDGLSGVVSAETIGESMRDIPDPQVCVERLVQLALRGGGPDNITVVVADATDADIVEQAPIVGGAAARDRGNSTVADSSTAAARAAALHAPPRPAQPENSGYENDDSGPEPTKRHPVRTSLLVLLLLAVLGGGLWTGWRYTQDQYYVGATDQGQLAIFQGVPGQIAGLDLSNVDQTSTARLDDLTAVAQDRVKQGIHAESKSDAQARLQELTSEEASNPNLKPLCAPSPSPAVVPSATPSTTKNGTPSATRNGRTAPPDSATAPNSSKDTTGGTSAPVRAGQAPTTTPAITPDAQPSESTPPVTNDPVGCRPVD
- a CDS encoding FtsW/RodA/SpoVE family cell cycle protein; its protein translation is MPRVPGIRTGRNAELGLLALAMVIVALYAAIVEANQYEKITSTFWVPAALLGILFLALHFVVRFTAPYADPVLIPAVALINGLGVGFLRRIDIARAITKKLPEPGIFSGIGGRQLAWTLAALILAAILLVVVRDHKVVSRYAYTLGLVGIVLVMIPAVLPASLSEVNGAKLWIKLGGFSIQPGEFAKLALVSFFAFYLVRKREVLSLASRRVLGIDFPRGRDLGPVITVWLLSLLVLVFEKDLGTALLYFGLFVVTLYVATERASWLIIGLIMFFGGVYVAYLLGASVGGPFANFYDRASIWLDPFAPQFVDKEGYQLVQSLLGLGTGGLFGSGPGAGSPGFVPEVHTDFIFAGMGEEIGLFGLSALLVVYLLIVERGLRAAILVRDSFGKLVAGGLAFTLGLQVFVILGGITGLIPLTGQTTPFLSAGGSSLMANWLLIAMLLRISDAARSPAAGGPAAPTGPKQPPAQLHGAMTEVIKP